Proteins from a single region of Bradyrhizobium diazoefficiens:
- a CDS encoding efflux RND transporter permease subunit, producing the protein MALNISAWSIRNPLPSVVFSIILLILGWTSFTKLAITRLPSADIPVISVAVAQFGAAPAELESQVTKTVEDAVSGVEGVRHIASSITDGVSVTTIQFALETNTDRALNDVKDAVTRVRSNLPQNVTEPLIQRVDVIGLPIVTYAAISPGKTPEQLSYFVDDVVKRALQGVRGVAQVERIGGVEREILVSLDPDRLQAMGLTAVNVGQSLRGTNVDVAGGRAEIGKNDQAIRTLAGAKTLSDLAGTMVPLFGGGEVRLDDLGTVTDTIADRRTFARFNGEPVVALGIKRSKGASDVKVAEAVQKRIDALKTAYPDVDLKLIDTSVEYTNGNYEAAISTLFEGAILAVVIVLLFLRDLRATMIAAVSLPLSIFPAFWAMDILGFSLNLVSFLAITLSTGILVDDAIVEIENIVRHMNMGKSPYRAALEAADEIGLAVIAISLTIIAIFAPASFMSGIAGQFFKQFGITVSVQVFFSLLAARFVTPMLAAYFLKHGKHEEPPPGRILRTYHGLVSWSVKHYFITVLIGFGIFAASIWSITLLPQGFLPAQDSARSLLALELPPGTQLAYTEKVTEDIVARLRKRPEVKSIFVDGGRVPPGTQEVRRAALIINYTPKNDRNITQRELEFSISQELENVPDIRFWFLDENGLRAISLVVTGVDANIVNNVASELATQMKRIPTISDVISETSLERPELRIEPRADLAARLGVSTESLSQTIRVATIGDVGPALAKFDVGDRLVPIRVQFEDAARGNLKTLEQLRVPLGEHGEKGGVPLSVIADVKLDQGPTSINRYDRERQATVAADLVGSAALGDATRKIYDLPVMKSLPKGVKVSPSGDAESLNELSDGFATAITAGLMMVYAVLVLLFGTFLQPITILFSLPLSIGGAIAALLVTGKQLTTPVWIGILMLMGIVTKNAIMLVEFAIESINAGKPREEAMIDAGMKRARPIVMTTIAMAAGMMPSALAVGAGGEFRSPMALAVIGGLIFSTILSLVFVPAMFMVMDDLGALIWRFGKRLIVHSEDAETANHHGAAPTETAPRPKSIVHPAAE; encoded by the coding sequence ATGGCTCTCAATATCTCGGCATGGTCGATCCGTAATCCACTGCCGTCGGTGGTGTTTTCGATCATCCTCCTGATCCTCGGCTGGACCTCCTTCACAAAGCTCGCGATCACGCGACTGCCGTCGGCCGACATTCCCGTGATCTCGGTCGCGGTGGCCCAATTCGGCGCCGCGCCTGCGGAGCTCGAATCCCAAGTCACCAAGACGGTCGAAGACGCTGTCTCCGGCGTCGAGGGTGTGCGGCACATCGCCTCCTCGATCACCGACGGCGTTTCAGTCACCACCATCCAGTTCGCGCTGGAGACCAACACCGACCGCGCGCTCAACGACGTCAAGGACGCGGTGACGCGCGTGCGCTCGAACCTGCCGCAAAACGTCACCGAGCCGCTGATCCAGCGCGTCGACGTGATCGGCTTGCCGATCGTCACCTATGCCGCGATTTCACCCGGCAAGACGCCGGAGCAGCTCTCCTATTTCGTCGACGACGTGGTCAAGCGCGCCCTGCAAGGCGTGCGCGGCGTCGCCCAGGTCGAGCGCATCGGCGGTGTCGAACGCGAAATCCTGGTCTCACTCGACCCCGACCGCCTGCAGGCGATGGGCCTGACCGCCGTCAATGTCGGCCAGAGCTTGCGCGGCACCAATGTCGACGTCGCCGGCGGCCGTGCCGAGATCGGCAAGAACGACCAGGCAATCCGGACTCTGGCCGGCGCCAAGACACTGAGCGATCTCGCCGGCACCATGGTCCCGCTGTTTGGCGGCGGCGAGGTTCGGCTCGACGATCTCGGCACCGTGACCGACACCATCGCCGACCGCCGTACCTTCGCCCGCTTCAACGGCGAGCCGGTGGTCGCGCTCGGCATCAAACGCTCCAAGGGCGCCAGCGACGTGAAGGTCGCCGAAGCCGTGCAGAAGCGCATCGATGCGCTCAAGACCGCCTATCCCGATGTCGACCTCAAGCTGATCGACACCTCCGTCGAATACACCAATGGCAATTACGAGGCGGCGATCTCGACCCTGTTCGAAGGCGCCATCCTCGCCGTCGTCATCGTGCTGTTATTCCTGCGCGACCTGCGCGCCACCATGATTGCCGCGGTCTCGCTGCCGCTGTCGATCTTCCCGGCCTTCTGGGCGATGGACATCCTCGGCTTCTCGCTCAACCTCGTCAGCTTCCTCGCCATCACGCTGTCGACAGGTATTCTGGTCGACGACGCTATCGTCGAGATCGAGAACATCGTACGGCACATGAACATGGGCAAGTCGCCCTATCGTGCCGCGCTGGAAGCCGCCGACGAAATCGGCCTCGCCGTGATCGCGATCTCGCTGACCATCATCGCGATCTTCGCGCCCGCGAGCTTCATGTCGGGCATCGCCGGACAGTTCTTCAAACAGTTCGGCATCACCGTCTCGGTGCAGGTGTTCTTCTCGCTGCTCGCGGCACGCTTCGTGACGCCGATGCTGGCAGCCTACTTCCTCAAACATGGTAAGCATGAAGAGCCGCCCCCCGGCCGCATCCTGCGAACCTATCACGGCCTCGTTTCATGGTCGGTGAAGCACTATTTCATCACCGTGCTGATCGGCTTCGGCATCTTCGCGGCCTCGATCTGGAGCATCACGCTGCTGCCGCAGGGCTTTCTGCCGGCGCAGGACAGTGCGCGCTCGCTGCTGGCCCTCGAACTACCGCCGGGCACGCAGCTCGCCTACACCGAAAAGGTCACCGAGGACATCGTCGCACGCCTGCGCAAGCGGCCCGAGGTGAAGAGCATCTTCGTCGACGGCGGACGCGTTCCGCCGGGCACCCAGGAGGTCCGGCGCGCCGCCCTGATCATCAACTACACGCCCAAGAACGACCGCAACATCACCCAGCGCGAGCTCGAATTCTCGATCAGCCAGGAGCTGGAGAACGTTCCCGATATCCGCTTCTGGTTCCTCGACGAGAACGGCCTGCGCGCGATTTCGCTGGTGGTGACCGGTGTCGATGCCAACATCGTCAACAACGTCGCCAGCGAGCTCGCGACGCAGATGAAGCGGATTCCGACCATCTCCGACGTGATCTCGGAAACCTCGCTGGAGCGTCCCGAACTGCGCATCGAGCCGCGCGCCGACCTCGCTGCGCGGCTGGGCGTCTCGACCGAAAGTCTCTCGCAGACCATCCGTGTCGCCACCATCGGCGATGTCGGCCCGGCGCTCGCCAAGTTCGATGTCGGCGATCGCCTGGTGCCGATCCGCGTGCAGTTCGAGGACGCCGCGCGCGGCAATCTGAAGACGCTCGAGCAACTGCGCGTGCCGCTCGGCGAGCACGGCGAGAAAGGCGGCGTGCCGCTCTCGGTCATCGCCGACGTCAAGCTCGACCAGGGTCCGACCAGCATCAACCGTTACGACCGCGAGCGGCAGGCCACCGTCGCCGCCGACCTCGTCGGCTCCGCCGCGCTCGGCGATGCCACCAGGAAGATCTACGATCTCCCTGTCATGAAGAGCCTGCCGAAGGGCGTGAAGGTCTCCCCCTCCGGCGACGCCGAAAGCCTCAACGAGCTCTCCGACGGCTTTGCCACCGCGATCACGGCCGGCCTGATGATGGTCTATGCGGTGCTGGTGCTGCTGTTCGGCACCTTCCTGCAGCCGATCACCATCCTGTTCTCGTTGCCGCTCTCGATTGGCGGCGCCATCGCAGCGCTTCTCGTCACCGGCAAGCAGCTCACCACGCCGGTGTGGATCGGCATCCTGATGCTGATGGGCATCGTCACCAAGAATGCGATCATGCTGGTGGAATTCGCGATCGAATCCATCAATGCTGGCAAGCCGCGCGAGGAGGCCATGATCGACGCCGGCATGAAGCGCGCCCGCCCGATCGTGATGACCACGATCGCGATGGCCGCCGGCATGATGCCGAGCGCGCTCGCGGTCGGCGCCGGCGGCGAGTTCCGTTCGCCGATGGCGCTGGCGGTGATCGGCGGCCTGATCTTCTCGACCATCCTGTCGCTGGTGTTCGTGCCCGCGATGTTCATGGTGATGGACGATCTCGGCGCCCTGATCTGGCGCTTCGGCAAGCGGCTGATCGTGCACAGCGAGGATGCCGAGACCGCCAATCATCACGGCGCCGCGCCTACGGAGACGGCCCCTAGACCGAAGAGCATCGTGCATCCCGCGGCGGAGTAG
- a CDS encoding efflux RND transporter periplasmic adaptor subunit — translation MNISEYLKPAGTVAFIVALGVGYYWFEHRHRPEAKETPGEALVVVTKSTNACFSDLVRVTGFFVPRREAVVMADQEGSKVTDLFVSEGAVVTDNQELARLTAPPQIPGQPQRPGPQGPVSLKAPAPGLITEVRTIVGAPASPQAGPMFRIAVNNEIELDAQVPAVHMPKLSPGATVRISRDDAADLIGRVRLVAPEIDRATQLGRVRISVTNNPSLKVGMFARAAIDAKRSCGVAVPKTAIDHLTVQVVKANVVETRRVRVGLTSDSQTEILEGVDVGEIVVADAGSSLHDGDQIKTMFADELDRTRVR, via the coding sequence ATGAACATCTCCGAATATCTCAAGCCTGCGGGAACCGTGGCGTTCATCGTTGCGCTCGGCGTCGGCTATTACTGGTTCGAGCATCGGCATCGCCCCGAGGCGAAGGAGACGCCGGGCGAAGCGCTCGTCGTCGTGACGAAGTCGACCAATGCCTGCTTCTCCGACCTCGTCCGGGTGACCGGCTTCTTTGTGCCGCGGCGCGAGGCCGTTGTCATGGCCGACCAGGAAGGATCGAAGGTCACCGACCTCTTTGTCAGCGAAGGCGCCGTCGTCACAGATAACCAGGAGCTCGCGCGCCTGACGGCGCCGCCGCAGATTCCGGGCCAGCCGCAACGGCCGGGCCCGCAAGGTCCGGTGTCGCTGAAGGCGCCCGCCCCTGGTCTCATCACGGAAGTCCGGACCATTGTCGGTGCGCCGGCCTCGCCGCAGGCCGGACCGATGTTCCGCATCGCCGTCAACAACGAGATCGAGCTGGATGCGCAGGTCCCGGCGGTGCACATGCCGAAGCTCAGCCCCGGCGCGACGGTGCGGATCAGCCGCGATGACGCCGCCGACCTGATCGGCCGGGTCCGGCTGGTCGCACCCGAGATCGACCGCGCCACGCAGCTCGGCCGCGTCCGCATCAGCGTCACCAACAATCCTTCACTGAAGGTCGGCATGTTCGCCCGCGCCGCGATCGACGCCAAGCGAAGCTGTGGCGTCGCAGTTCCCAAGACCGCGATCGACCATCTCACCGTGCAGGTGGTCAAAGCCAACGTGGTCGAGACGCGCCGGGTGCGCGTCGGGCTGACATCCGACAGTCAAACGGAAATCCTTGAAGGGGTCGACGTCGGCGAAATCGTCGTGGCCGATGCCGGCTCTTCGCTCCATGACGGCGACCAGATCAAGACTATGTTCGCCGATGAACTCGATCGCACGCGGGTACGCTGA
- a CDS encoding OmpA family protein: MRLAAKGLTAILSIVTISAALTLPPAFAGDDGNSKNVTEDEIVRALAPPKKPLTRGLSITPQADPAPNPAETRLIQSVRGRATRSLSSTEREEIASVAKDKPNIDLEITFDYNSADIGAKSLPSVQALGRALTSPDLKGSTFVVAGHTDAAGGESYNQELSERRADSIKRYLVEKYSIAASDLVTVGYGKSKLKDPSQPLAEVNRRVQVVNMENKATASK, from the coding sequence ATGAGATTGGCTGCAAAGGGACTGACCGCGATCCTGTCCATCGTCACCATCAGTGCCGCGCTGACGCTCCCGCCCGCCTTCGCCGGCGACGACGGCAACAGCAAGAATGTCACCGAGGACGAGATCGTCCGCGCGCTGGCGCCGCCGAAAAAGCCCCTGACCCGCGGCCTCTCGATCACTCCGCAGGCCGATCCCGCACCGAACCCGGCGGAAACCAGACTAATCCAGTCCGTCCGCGGCCGCGCCACGCGTTCGCTGTCGTCGACCGAGCGCGAGGAGATCGCCTCCGTCGCCAAGGACAAGCCGAATATCGATCTCGAGATCACCTTCGACTACAACTCGGCCGATATCGGCGCCAAATCGCTGCCTTCTGTGCAGGCCTTGGGCCGCGCGCTGACCAGCCCCGACCTCAAAGGCTCGACCTTCGTCGTCGCCGGCCATACCGACGCCGCCGGAGGCGAGAGCTACAACCAGGAGCTGTCGGAACGCCGCGCGGATTCGATCAAGCGTTACCTCGTCGAGAAGTACAGCATCGCCGCGAGCGATCTCGTCACCGTCGGTTACGGCAAGAGCAAGCTGAAGGATCCGAGCCAGCCGCTGGCGGAGGTGAATCGCCGCGTGCAGGTCGTGAATATGGAAAACAAGGCCACCGCATCGAAGTGA
- a CDS encoding caspase family protein, which yields MKIRFLFLLPLLASFIPTAPSHAAGDRYALVIGNAKYPDADSPLKEPINDARDVADELKRDGFSVEIGENLTGDGMRRAFDKLYGKIKPGSVALLFYSGFGIQSARQSFMIPVDAQIWSESDVRRDGFSIETILGELNTRGAGVKIALVDASRRNPFERRFRSFSAGLTPVIAPNGTLVMYSAALASVVSDAGGDHSLFVQELLKEIRVPDLMAEETLNRTKMGVTRASRGEQVPWISSSLAEDFSFIPGAAGSRPTATTPPPAPPSPAVANNPPPGPPTPPPAPVAANNPPPPLAPPPPPPTPKPQVEATLPPPQPPVKPAETAPAPNADGGPSAAALAEDPTIKGLTAKIAANPDDVNALYRRGQVYASKGAYSLAIKDFDDTLRINSKDVEALNNRCWTRTVVGDLQGALKDCNEALRLRPNFVDALDSRGLVNLKSGAVKNAIVDFDAALRINPRLTSSLYGRGVAKQRNGSAQEGALDIANAKAMDPNIAGEFASYGVR from the coding sequence ATGAAAATTCGCTTCCTTTTTCTTCTGCCGTTGCTTGCCTCGTTTATCCCGACCGCGCCGTCGCATGCGGCCGGCGACCGCTACGCGCTAGTCATCGGCAACGCCAAGTATCCGGATGCCGACAGCCCGCTGAAGGAGCCGATCAACGACGCGCGCGACGTCGCCGACGAGCTCAAGCGTGACGGTTTTTCGGTGGAGATCGGCGAGAACCTGACCGGCGACGGCATGCGCCGCGCCTTCGACAAGCTTTACGGCAAGATCAAGCCGGGCTCGGTGGCGCTGCTGTTCTACAGCGGGTTCGGCATCCAGTCGGCGCGCCAGAGCTTCATGATCCCGGTCGATGCCCAGATCTGGAGCGAGTCCGACGTGCGCCGCGACGGCTTCAGCATCGAAACCATCCTGGGCGAGCTCAACACCCGCGGCGCCGGCGTCAAGATCGCGCTGGTCGACGCCTCCAGGCGCAACCCATTCGAACGGCGGTTCCGCAGCTTCTCGGCGGGCCTGACCCCGGTCATCGCGCCGAACGGCACGTTGGTGATGTATTCGGCGGCGCTGGCGTCGGTGGTCTCGGATGCCGGCGGTGACCACAGCCTGTTCGTCCAGGAACTGCTCAAGGAAATCCGCGTGCCCGACCTGATGGCCGAGGAAACGCTGAACCGCACCAAGATGGGCGTGACCCGCGCCTCGCGCGGCGAGCAGGTGCCGTGGATCTCGTCTTCGCTCGCCGAGGATTTCTCGTTCATTCCTGGCGCCGCCGGATCGCGCCCGACGGCGACGACGCCGCCTCCCGCACCGCCGTCTCCTGCGGTCGCCAACAACCCACCTCCGGGGCCACCGACTCCGCCGCCAGCACCCGTGGCTGCGAACAATCCGCCGCCGCCGCTTGCACCTCCACCACCCCCGCCGACGCCGAAGCCGCAGGTCGAGGCCACGCTGCCCCCACCGCAACCGCCGGTGAAGCCGGCCGAGACCGCCCCGGCGCCCAACGCGGATGGCGGGCCGAGCGCAGCCGCGTTGGCGGAGGATCCCACCATCAAGGGGTTGACGGCCAAGATTGCTGCCAATCCAGACGACGTCAACGCGCTGTACCGACGTGGCCAGGTCTATGCCAGCAAGGGCGCTTACAGCCTTGCCATCAAGGATTTTGACGACACGCTCCGGATCAATTCGAAGGACGTCGAGGCGCTGAACAACCGCTGCTGGACCCGTACCGTCGTCGGCGATCTCCAGGGCGCCCTGAAGGACTGCAACGAAGCGCTGCGGCTGCGGCCGAATTTCGTCGATGCACTGGACAGCCGCGGATTGGTGAACCTCAAATCCGGAGCGGTGAAGAACGCCATCGTCGATTTCGATGCGGCGCTGAGGATCAACCCACGCCTGACCTCCTCGCTCTACGGCCGCGGCGTGGCGAAGCAGCGCAACGGTTCGGCCCAGGAGGGCGCGCTGGACATCGCCAATGCCAAGGCGATGGACCCGAACATCGCCGGCGAATTCGCAAGTTACGGAGTACGCTAG
- a CDS encoding N-acyl homoserine lactonase family protein yields MGNVYEIYALRYATMSPRTPSMNFLAPDPHDSAAQDLDYFVWLIRGQGRDILVDTGFNAEEATLRARKLTLNPVDALERFGVAASDIRDIIVTHLHYDHAGNLDRFPNARFHLQEREMAYATGRCMCNGLLRHPFSVEHITQMVHHVYGERVTFYSGDGEVAPGVTVHRVGGHSDGLQVVKVETARGPVVLASDAAHYYANLQRGSPFPIVYNIGDMAVGWETIERLAGHPDRYIPGHDPVVTEIYPRASDKVDAWALHLPPTRSFAK; encoded by the coding sequence ATGGGAAACGTCTACGAAATCTACGCCTTGCGCTATGCGACGATGTCGCCGCGCACCCCCAGCATGAATTTCCTGGCGCCCGATCCGCATGACAGCGCGGCGCAGGATCTCGACTATTTCGTTTGGCTGATCCGAGGGCAGGGCCGCGATATCCTGGTCGATACCGGATTCAATGCCGAGGAAGCCACCTTGCGCGCCCGCAAGCTGACGCTCAATCCAGTCGATGCGCTGGAGCGCTTTGGCGTCGCCGCATCTGATATTCGCGACATTATCGTGACACATCTGCATTACGACCATGCCGGCAATCTCGACCGCTTTCCGAATGCGCGCTTCCATCTCCAGGAGCGCGAGATGGCTTATGCGACGGGCCGCTGCATGTGCAACGGACTGCTGCGACATCCATTCTCGGTCGAGCACATCACGCAGATGGTGCACCATGTCTATGGCGAGCGCGTCACCTTCTATTCCGGTGACGGCGAGGTCGCGCCCGGCGTCACCGTACACCGCGTCGGCGGCCATTCCGACGGCTTGCAGGTCGTTAAGGTGGAGACAGCGCGCGGCCCGGTGGTGCTGGCATCCGATGCCGCGCATTACTACGCCAATCTCCAGCGCGGGAGCCCGTTTCCGATCGTCTACAATATCGGTGACATGGCGGTGGGCTGGGAGACGATCGAGCGCCTCGCCGGCCATCCCGACCGCTACATCCCCGGGCATGACCCTGTTGTGACCGAGATCTATCCGCGCGCCAGCGACAAGGTCGATGCCTGGGCGCTGCATCTGCCACCGACGCGGTCGTTTGCGAAATGA
- a CDS encoding MarR family transcriptional regulator: protein MARTSSDTGLKTRQADEASSRPKTRLDLFKFVPFRLNRLAAEVSSALAVEYQERHGLDIPAWRVIATLGFRNDACSAQYIAQCTRTHKSTISRAVTTLMHDGLIERVENEADRREFRLQLTNKGRALYEELFPQLLRREDEILACLSASERKQLSALLGKIEQSLDLIQTSEEADAKEAY, encoded by the coding sequence TTGGCGAGGACATCCAGCGACACCGGGCTGAAGACGCGGCAAGCCGACGAGGCTTCTTCGCGGCCAAAAACCCGGCTCGATTTGTTCAAGTTCGTGCCGTTCCGCCTCAACCGGCTGGCGGCGGAAGTCAGTTCCGCGCTTGCGGTCGAGTATCAGGAACGCCACGGCCTCGACATTCCGGCCTGGCGCGTGATTGCGACGCTCGGCTTCCGCAACGATGCCTGCAGCGCGCAATACATCGCGCAATGTACCCGCACGCACAAATCCACCATCAGCCGCGCGGTGACGACGCTGATGCATGACGGCCTGATCGAGCGCGTCGAGAACGAAGCCGACCGTCGCGAATTCCGTCTGCAACTGACGAACAAGGGCCGCGCCCTCTATGAGGAACTGTTCCCACAATTGCTGCGGCGCGAGGACGAGATCCTTGCCTGCCTTTCCGCGTCGGAGCGCAAGCAGCTCTCGGCACTGCTCGGCAAGATCGAACAAAGCCTTGACCTGATCCAGACCAGCGAAGAGGCCGACGCGAAAGAGGCGTATTAG
- a CDS encoding FAD-dependent oxidoreductase — protein sequence MAQANIHQAKTQFGYRRHPDQDRAGPGAADYPVVVVGAGPVGLSLAIDLAQRGQHVVLLDDADRIGEGSRAICFSKRSLEYWDRLGVADRMVDKGVVWSVGRIFHGESQVYQFDLLPEEGHKRPAFINLQQYYAEAYLVDRISELPAIDLRWRNKVTALEQRNDSVALTIETPEGAYCLHAQYVVACDGARSSLRQMVGAEFAGQVFEDQFLIADVKMSAEFPTERWFWFDPPFHAGRSALLHRQPDDVWRIDLQLSRDADPAVEKKLENVRPRIARMLGYDKFEFEWISLYKFQCRRMDRFIHGRVIFAGDSAHQVSPFGARGANSGLEDAENLSWKLDRVLRGTSPASLLESYHVERSLAADENIRESTRSTDFMAPHSRQEARLRQAVLSLAKETEFGKRMVNGGRLSVPCSYDSPLSSPDTDAWRAGPPPGSSMPDAPVATRMGEQAYLTDAFRTGGTDFTLLSFSNGAAIDPPDGVKDIRIGREGGLADPSGLTAKRYDAAPGTAYLLRPDGYVAARFRHPTREAIAAALSRAAALN from the coding sequence ATGGCGCAGGCCAATATCCATCAGGCCAAAACCCAGTTCGGCTATCGCCGTCACCCCGATCAGGATCGCGCCGGCCCGGGCGCGGCCGACTATCCGGTCGTGGTCGTCGGCGCGGGGCCGGTGGGGCTGTCGCTGGCGATCGATCTCGCCCAGCGCGGCCAGCACGTCGTCCTTCTGGATGACGCCGATCGTATCGGCGAGGGTTCGCGCGCGATCTGCTTCTCGAAACGTTCGCTGGAATATTGGGACCGGCTCGGCGTTGCCGATCGCATGGTCGACAAGGGTGTGGTTTGGAGCGTCGGCCGCATCTTCCATGGCGAGTCTCAGGTCTATCAGTTCGATCTCTTGCCCGAGGAGGGTCACAAGCGGCCGGCCTTCATCAACCTCCAGCAATATTACGCCGAGGCCTATCTGGTCGACCGCATCAGCGAACTGCCTGCGATTGACCTGCGCTGGCGCAACAAGGTGACGGCACTCGAGCAGCGCAACGACTCTGTCGCGCTGACAATCGAGACTCCCGAGGGCGCCTATTGCCTGCACGCGCAATATGTCGTTGCCTGCGACGGCGCACGTTCTTCGCTGCGGCAGATGGTCGGCGCCGAATTCGCGGGACAGGTGTTCGAAGACCAGTTCCTGATCGCCGACGTCAAGATGAGCGCGGAATTTCCGACGGAACGCTGGTTCTGGTTCGATCCGCCGTTCCATGCCGGGCGTTCGGCGCTTTTGCATCGGCAACCCGACGATGTCTGGCGCATCGACCTCCAGCTCAGCCGAGATGCCGATCCTGCCGTCGAGAAGAAGCTCGAAAACGTGCGGCCGCGGATCGCGCGCATGCTCGGCTACGACAAATTCGAGTTCGAGTGGATTTCGCTGTATAAATTCCAGTGCCGGCGGATGGATCGCTTCATCCATGGTCGCGTGATCTTTGCCGGCGATTCCGCGCATCAGGTCTCGCCCTTTGGCGCGCGCGGTGCCAATTCCGGGCTTGAGGACGCTGAAAACCTGTCATGGAAGCTCGATCGTGTGCTGCGCGGCACTTCGCCCGCGAGCCTGCTTGAGAGCTATCATGTCGAGCGCAGCCTGGCGGCCGACGAGAACATCCGCGAATCCACCCGCTCGACTGATTTCATGGCGCCGCACTCACGTCAGGAAGCGCGGCTGCGCCAGGCGGTGCTGTCGCTCGCCAAGGAGACCGAGTTCGGCAAACGCATGGTCAATGGCGGCCGGCTGTCGGTGCCGTGCAGTTATGACTCGCCGCTGTCATCGCCCGATACGGATGCCTGGCGCGCTGGACCGCCTCCCGGCTCTTCCATGCCGGATGCGCCGGTTGCGACGCGCATGGGCGAACAGGCCTATCTGACGGACGCGTTCCGCACGGGTGGAACGGACTTCACCCTGCTGTCGTTCAGCAATGGCGCGGCCATCGATCCGCCCGATGGCGTCAAGGACATCCGCATCGGCCGCGAGGGCGGACTAGCCGATCCCTCGGGCCTTACCGCGAAGCGCTATGACGCCGCGCCGGGTACTGCCTATCTGCTCAGGCCCGATGGCTACGTCGCAGCGCGCTTCCGCCATCCGACGCGTGAGGCGATCGCCGCCGCGCTGTCGCGGGCCGCAGCTCTGAATTGA
- a CDS encoding DUF2783 domain-containing protein — protein sequence MPLSTSSNFVRPDDAFRAIVEAHRGLTDEQSADFDAALVLILANHIGDIDVLREALVLAKRRMIDGQQQQQQQQ from the coding sequence ATGCCGCTTTCGACCAGCTCCAACTTCGTGCGCCCGGACGATGCCTTTCGCGCCATCGTCGAGGCGCATCGCGGCCTCACCGACGAGCAGAGCGCCGATTTCGACGCCGCGCTGGTGCTGATCCTCGCCAACCATATCGGCGATATCGATGTGCTGCGGGAAGCGCTCGTGCTGGCGAAACGCCGCATGATCGACGGCCAGCAGCAACAACAGCAACAACAATAG